One region of Archocentrus centrarchus isolate MPI-CPG fArcCen1 chromosome 6, fArcCen1, whole genome shotgun sequence genomic DNA includes:
- the LOC115781272 gene encoding uncharacterized protein LOC115781272 has protein sequence MDQVAQSLIKKHPCLTERCSDTGCGGWKTSLKYKLANYRTLLRKLGCPEVTVNSLKNKPVGRCSAAFGVKKAKRAEVNFCPTYPSEETEESLEAMRKALLLDIKKRNNRELVKLKMEKTFAYRRHEIVRDAPMVEAFMARWPALFDIREINAEFKRITTIPLQSKFLSQLDLHFGNLVMLFKRRGGQLGQKLKQIVAQMDDCEDVDAGRECVIKGVCVYMGENPDHLIREYVGMDEAAINEAIEDTTVGTYLLKEEASADEQEIGVVLEGIRVMTNLDNIAFAVVMLFGLIYALNLAYPADLRYTFEVFQKIFMELDGGKLSNKVLALKNRLFE, from the exons ATGGATCAAGTTGCTCAGAGTCTGATCAAGAAGCATCCCTGTCTAACTGAGAGATGCTCTGACACTGGATGTGGAGGATGGAAGACCAGCTTGAAATATAAACTCGCCAACTATCGAACCCTGCTACGAAAACTGGGGTGCCCAGAGGTGACTGTAAACTCTTTAAAGAACAAACCTGTTGGAAGATGCAGTGCAGCATTTGGTGTCAAAAAAGCAAAGAGGGCAGAAGTGAACTTTTGCCCAACATATCCATCAGAAGAAACTGAGGAAAGTCTAGAGGCGATGCGGAAAGCTTTACTCTTGGACATAAAGAAGAGGAACAACAGAGAGTTGGTTAAACTCAAGATGGAGAAAACTTTTGCATACAGAAGACATGAAATTGTTCGTGATGCACCGATGGTGGAGGCTTTCATGGCAAGATGGCCTGCTTTATTTGACATCCGTGAG ATCAACGCTGAGTTTAAGAGAATTACCACCATCCCACTTCAGTCAAAGTTCTTGTCTCAGCTGGATCTCCATTTTGGCAACCTGGTGATGCTCttcaaaagaagaggaggacagcttggacaaaagctgaaacaaATTGTGGCACAAATGGATGAT TGTGAAGATGTTGATGCTGGACGCGAGTGTGTCATTAAGGGAGTGTGTGTCTACATGGGAGAAAATCCTGACCACCTCATCCGGGAGTATGTG GGCATGGATGAGGCTGCCATCAATGAGGCCATTGAAGACACCACTGTTGGAACTTATCTTCTTAAAGAGGAGGcttcagcagatgaacaggAGATTGGAGTTGTCCTTGAAGGCATCAGGGTGATGACTAATTTGGATAATATAGCATTTGCTGTGGTGATGCTATTTGGACTAATATATGCACTGAACCTTGCATATCCTGCTGACCTTCGCTACACTTTTGAGGTGTTCCAGAAGATTTTCATGGAACTGGATGGAGGTAAACTCTCCAACAAGGTGCTAGCTCTCAAAAACCGCCTCTTTGAGTGA